A single genomic interval of Stenotrophomonas sp. ZAC14D1_NAIMI4_1 harbors:
- a CDS encoding alkene reductase, with protein MTDLLFRPFDLAGTPLHNRIAMAPMTRARNPGAVANALTAEYYQQRASAGLIISEGTPVSPQGQGYVDVPGIWSDEQVAGWKQVTDAVHAAQGTIFAQLWHVGRMSHSSLQPDGGQPVSAGTRAVGSDPRYFAFVYLDDGSRGRVDPTPPRALRTEEVPGIVSDFVRGAENAIAAGFDGIELHAANGYLFEQFLNPLTNDRQDLYGGSLRNRARLILDTVDAMAARIGAHRVGVRLAPNSQVFDMPAYAENEASYLYLAEELGKRGLAYVHLNDNYLHGERAIGEAFLKAFKQAYGGTVLLAGGMTREYALRLVDEGTIDIAAFGQPFISNPDLVARLQQDIALATPDRDTYYGGGREGYLDYPVAV; from the coding sequence ATGACCGACCTGCTGTTCCGCCCCTTCGACCTGGCGGGAACCCCGCTGCACAACCGCATCGCGATGGCGCCGATGACCCGCGCGCGCAACCCCGGCGCCGTGGCCAACGCGCTGACCGCCGAGTATTACCAGCAGCGCGCCAGTGCCGGCCTGATCATCAGTGAAGGCACGCCGGTGTCGCCGCAGGGCCAGGGCTACGTCGATGTGCCCGGCATCTGGTCGGACGAACAGGTGGCGGGCTGGAAGCAGGTGACCGACGCCGTGCACGCGGCGCAGGGCACCATTTTCGCCCAGCTGTGGCACGTCGGCCGCATGTCGCACAGCTCGCTGCAGCCCGACGGCGGCCAGCCGGTCAGCGCCGGTACGCGTGCGGTGGGCAGCGATCCGAGGTACTTCGCGTTCGTGTACCTGGACGATGGCAGCCGCGGCCGCGTCGACCCGACCCCGCCGCGCGCCCTGCGCACCGAGGAAGTGCCGGGCATCGTCAGCGACTTCGTGCGCGGCGCGGAGAATGCCATCGCCGCCGGCTTTGATGGCATCGAACTGCATGCTGCCAATGGCTACCTGTTCGAGCAGTTCCTCAACCCGCTCACCAACGATCGGCAGGACCTGTACGGCGGGTCGCTGCGCAACCGCGCACGGCTGATCCTGGACACCGTGGATGCGATGGCCGCGCGCATCGGTGCGCACCGCGTCGGCGTGCGCCTGGCACCGAACAGCCAGGTCTTCGACATGCCGGCCTATGCCGAGAACGAGGCCAGCTACCTGTACCTGGCCGAAGAACTGGGCAAGCGCGGGCTGGCCTACGTGCATCTGAATGACAACTACCTGCACGGCGAGCGCGCCATCGGCGAGGCGTTCCTGAAGGCCTTCAAGCAGGCCTACGGCGGCACCGTGCTGCTGGCCGGCGGCATGACCCGTGAGTACGCGCTGCGCCTGGTCGATGAAGGCACCATCGACATCGCCGCCTTCGGCCAGCCCTTCATCTCCAACCCGGACCTGGTCGCGCGGCTGCAGCAGGACATCGCACTGGCCACCCCCGATCGCGATACCTACTACGGCGGCGGCCGCGAAGGGTATCTGGATTACCCGGTCGCGGTCTGA
- a CDS encoding NAD(P)-dependent alcohol dehydrogenase codes for MSLAHGYAVRTNTAPLEPFTFERRAVGANDIRIEVLYSGICHSDLHQARDDWGGAEYPMVPGHEIIGRVVEVGPAVTTLKVGDFAGVGCMVDSCRHCDACDHDLEQYCEKGPTYTYNSHDRNTGELTMGGYSDHIVVEQRFVVKVSEKLDLKAAAPLLCAGITTYSPLRHWKVGPGQKVGVIGLGGLGHMGVKFAKAMGATVVMITTTPEKGADAKRLGADEVLVSRDAEQMKAHANSFDFLLNTVPVSHDTNPYMSLLKRDATMCLVGVITELDPPLMGGTVIFGRKHVTGSAIGGMAETQEMMDFCAEHGIVSDVEVINIKDVNQAWERMAKNDVRYRFVIDMATIKA; via the coding sequence ATGTCCCTCGCCCATGGTTATGCGGTACGCACCAACACCGCCCCGCTTGAGCCCTTCACCTTCGAACGCCGCGCCGTCGGCGCCAACGACATCCGCATCGAAGTGCTGTACAGCGGCATCTGCCATTCCGACCTGCACCAGGCCCGCGACGATTGGGGCGGCGCCGAATACCCGATGGTGCCCGGCCACGAGATCATCGGCCGCGTGGTCGAGGTCGGCCCGGCCGTCACCACCCTGAAGGTCGGCGATTTCGCCGGCGTCGGCTGCATGGTCGATTCCTGCCGCCATTGCGATGCCTGCGACCACGACCTGGAGCAGTACTGCGAAAAGGGCCCGACCTATACCTACAACAGCCACGACCGCAACACCGGCGAGCTGACCATGGGCGGCTACTCCGACCACATCGTGGTCGAGCAGCGCTTCGTGGTGAAGGTCTCTGAAAAGCTGGACCTGAAGGCTGCCGCACCGCTGCTGTGCGCCGGCATCACCACCTACTCGCCGCTGCGCCACTGGAAGGTCGGCCCGGGCCAGAAGGTGGGCGTGATCGGCCTGGGTGGCCTCGGCCACATGGGCGTGAAGTTCGCCAAGGCGATGGGCGCCACCGTGGTGATGATCACCACCACCCCGGAAAAGGGTGCCGACGCCAAGCGTCTGGGCGCCGACGAAGTGCTGGTCTCGCGCGACGCCGAACAGATGAAGGCCCACGCCAACAGCTTCGACTTCCTGCTCAACACGGTGCCGGTCAGCCACGACACCAACCCGTACATGAGCCTGCTCAAGCGCGATGCCACCATGTGCCTGGTCGGCGTCATCACCGAGCTGGACCCGCCGCTGATGGGCGGCACGGTCATCTTCGGCCGCAAGCACGTCACCGGTTCTGCGATCGGCGGCATGGCCGAAACCCAGGAAATGATGGACTTCTGTGCCGAGCACGGCATCGTCAGCGATGTTGAAGTGATCAACATCAAGGACGTGAACCAGGCCTGGGAGCGCATGGCGAAGAACGATGTGCGCTACCGCTTCGTGATCGACATGGCCACCATCAAGGCCTGA
- a CDS encoding LysR family transcriptional regulator — MLPVESLNGLVTFVTTARASTFTEAAEALGISRSAVGKAIARLEARLGVRLFHRTTRRISLTTDGEAYYASCAAALDEISAAEACLGSAAHLPSGRLRIDMPSSFGRLVVMPVLLKLCQQYPDLQLTVTFTDHFVDPIEEGIDLLIRFGSLQQAEHLVARRLGSQRLVTCAAPSYLQAHGVPRNVDELRQHRSIVGYRHGQPMAWRIGPDGEGGTFIPSATHQLNDGDAVIDGAIAGLGICQMPVSLVRRHLQSGALQSVLDDCMQRHIEIHALWPPTRHLRPKVRYVVDELTRLASTGAFD, encoded by the coding sequence ATGCTGCCCGTGGAATCCCTGAACGGCCTGGTGACCTTCGTCACCACGGCCCGTGCCAGCACCTTCACCGAAGCGGCCGAGGCGCTGGGCATCTCGCGCTCGGCGGTGGGCAAGGCCATCGCGCGGCTGGAGGCGCGGCTGGGCGTCCGCCTGTTCCATCGCACCACCCGGCGCATCTCGCTGACCACCGACGGCGAGGCCTACTACGCCTCGTGCGCGGCCGCGCTGGATGAGATTTCCGCCGCCGAGGCCTGCCTGGGCTCGGCCGCGCACCTGCCCAGCGGGCGCCTGCGCATCGACATGCCCTCGTCGTTCGGCCGCCTGGTGGTGATGCCGGTGCTGCTCAAGCTCTGCCAGCAGTACCCGGACCTGCAGCTGACGGTGACCTTCACCGACCACTTCGTCGACCCGATCGAGGAGGGCATCGACCTGCTGATCCGCTTCGGCAGCCTGCAGCAGGCCGAGCACCTGGTGGCGCGCCGGCTGGGCAGCCAGCGCCTGGTCACCTGTGCGGCGCCGTCCTACCTGCAGGCGCACGGCGTGCCGCGCAACGTGGACGAGCTGCGCCAGCACCGCAGCATCGTCGGCTACCGCCATGGCCAGCCGATGGCATGGCGGATCGGCCCGGACGGGGAGGGCGGCACCTTCATTCCCTCGGCCACCCACCAGCTCAACGATGGCGACGCGGTGATCGACGGCGCCATTGCCGGGCTCGGCATCTGCCAGATGCCGGTCTCGCTGGTGCGGCGGCACCTGCAGTCCGGCGCGCTGCAGTCGGTGCTGGACGACTGCATGCAGCGGCACATCGAGATCCACGCGCTGTGGCCGCCCACCCGCCACCTGCGGCCGAAGGTGCGCTACGTGGTGGATGAGCTGACCCGGCTGGCCAGCACCGGTGCGTTCGACTGA
- a CDS encoding LysR family transcriptional regulator — MATDNLSHLAAFAAVARHRSFRKAGGELTLSTSAVSYAIRALEERLGVGLFHRTTRSVALTEAGQRLLDRLQPALGQVHDALEEMNQFRDSPTGLLRINAARSAVPNQLGPRLTRFLRAHPDVRLELTENDGLVDIVAEGFDAGVRLHEFVPEDMVAVPLGRALHGMIVASPDYLRRHPAPQHPRDLLQHECIRFRFASGHLYKWQFDRNGQSLEIDVRGRLTLSEQTTIIRAVLDGFGLAYVLEDAARPHLEAGTMVAVLQDWSEPFPGFVLYYPKQRQMASALRAFVDMLRE, encoded by the coding sequence ATGGCCACTGACAATCTTTCGCACCTGGCGGCCTTTGCTGCGGTGGCGCGCCATCGCAGCTTCCGCAAGGCTGGCGGCGAGCTGACGCTGTCGACCTCGGCGGTGAGCTATGCGATCCGCGCGCTGGAAGAGCGGCTGGGGGTGGGCCTGTTCCACCGCACCACCCGCAGCGTGGCCCTGACCGAGGCCGGGCAGCGCCTGCTGGACCGGCTGCAGCCGGCGCTGGGCCAGGTGCATGACGCGCTGGAAGAAATGAACCAGTTCAGGGACAGTCCGACCGGCCTGCTGCGCATCAATGCGGCCCGCTCGGCGGTGCCGAACCAGCTTGGCCCGCGGCTGACCCGCTTCCTGCGCGCGCACCCGGATGTGCGCCTGGAGCTGACCGAGAACGATGGGCTGGTGGACATCGTGGCCGAAGGTTTTGATGCCGGCGTGCGCCTGCACGAGTTCGTGCCCGAGGACATGGTGGCGGTGCCGTTGGGGCGGGCGCTGCACGGCATGATCGTGGCCTCGCCGGACTACCTGCGCCGGCACCCGGCGCCGCAGCATCCGCGCGACCTGCTGCAGCACGAATGCATCCGTTTCCGCTTCGCCAGCGGGCACCTGTACAAGTGGCAGTTCGACCGCAATGGGCAGTCGCTGGAAATCGATGTGCGCGGGCGGCTGACGCTGAGCGAGCAGACCACCATCATCCGCGCGGTGCTCGATGGGTTCGGCCTGGCCTACGTGCTGGAAGATGCCGCGCGCCCGCACCTCGAGGCCGGGACAATGGTGGCGGTGCTGCAGGACTGGAGCGAACCGTTTCCCGGCTTCGTGCTGTATTACCCGAAGCAGCGGCAGATGGCGTCGGCGCTGCGTGCGTTCGTGGACATGCTGCGGGAGTGA
- a CDS encoding metal/formaldehyde-sensitive transcriptional repressor yields the protein MPHSPEEKKKVLARVRRIRGQCDALDRALEAGADCGPVLQQIAAIRGAVNGLMSEVMEAHLREEFGQPATSDEQRAERVREMSGLIRSYLK from the coding sequence ATGCCGCATTCCCCCGAAGAGAAGAAGAAGGTCCTGGCCCGCGTGCGCCGTATCCGCGGCCAGTGCGATGCGCTGGACCGTGCGCTGGAGGCGGGTGCCGACTGCGGGCCCGTGCTGCAGCAGATCGCCGCCATCCGTGGCGCGGTCAACGGGCTGATGTCCGAGGTGATGGAAGCCCATCTGCGCGAGGAATTCGGCCAGCCGGCCACTTCCGACGAACAACGCGCCGAACGCGTGCGCGAGATGAGCGGGCTGATCCGCTCGTACCTGAAATAA
- a CDS encoding helix-turn-helix transcriptional regulator — translation MTAMLPPAVALLAEMASLAGCDRAEGYACITARREHGASSVDIPQPQFVILLEGSKQVRTAHQSLTVHAGDMLLFTQRCRIDVVNTPDAGTGRYLSAIVPLCAEVLGAARTLWSEALPAAGDAIAQPRLGDHGTVLRRWRQALQDGHYSEARLALAELVLAWCRQGHGNLLLPQAPSLGEQIRDRIAAEPARDWQSRDVEDQFALSGATLRRRLAAERTSLRQLLTEARLAHGMTLLYTTDLPLKTVAARAGYRSAASFSKRFAERYGLAPTDI, via the coding sequence ATGACCGCGATGCTGCCACCGGCCGTCGCCCTGCTGGCGGAGATGGCCAGCCTGGCCGGCTGCGACCGCGCCGAAGGCTATGCCTGCATCACCGCGCGCCGCGAACACGGCGCCAGCTCGGTGGACATTCCACAACCGCAGTTCGTGATCCTGCTGGAAGGCAGCAAGCAGGTACGCACGGCGCACCAGTCGCTGACCGTGCACGCCGGCGACATGCTGCTGTTCACCCAGCGCTGCCGGATCGATGTGGTCAACACGCCCGATGCGGGCACCGGCCGTTACCTCAGTGCCATCGTGCCGTTGTGCGCGGAAGTGCTGGGCGCGGCGCGCACGTTGTGGAGCGAGGCGTTGCCGGCCGCTGGCGATGCGATCGCGCAGCCACGCCTGGGCGACCACGGCACAGTGCTGCGGCGCTGGCGCCAGGCGCTGCAGGATGGGCACTACAGCGAGGCACGGCTGGCCCTGGCCGAGCTGGTCTTGGCGTGGTGCCGGCAGGGCCACGGCAACCTGCTGCTGCCGCAGGCACCGAGCCTGGGCGAACAGATCCGCGACCGCATCGCGGCCGAGCCGGCGCGGGACTGGCAGTCGCGCGACGTTGAAGACCAGTTCGCGCTGAGCGGCGCGACCCTGCGCCGTCGCCTGGCGGCCGAGCGCACCAGCCTGCGGCAGTTGCTGACCGAAGCGCGGCTGGCACACGGCATGACGCTGCTGTACACGACGGACCTGCCACTGAAGACGGTGGCCGCACGCGCGGGGTATCGATCGGCGGCGAGTTTCAGCAAGCGCTTCGCCGAGCGGTACGGGTTGGCTCCGACAGACATCTAG
- a CDS encoding MBL fold metallo-hydrolase encodes MNLHHLPLRAALLLALSSLPLAAMAEATSPPPAQQVLGVYHQRVGALQVTALFDGVVALGRQEVVGVAPTLVTRLLDGRYVPEDSKGLQTAVNAFLVRQGNHLTLVDTGTAQCFGPGLGQVLGNLRAAGVDPAEVDDVLLTHAHPDHMCGVLDAQGQPAYPNATVWLSRADADYWLDPASEAGAPEGVRFAFPLARNAVAPYQASGHLRTFSPGDALPGGAVAMDTHGHTPGHVSYRFDSQGQSLLVWGDVLHFHAVQFAHPEAAFEADADRTAAIASRRGLLQQATAQGWWVAGAHLPFPGLGHVRREGEAYAWVPAEYSPLK; translated from the coding sequence ATGAACCTCCATCACCTGCCCCTGCGCGCCGCGCTGCTGCTGGCACTGTCCTCCCTGCCGCTGGCTGCCATGGCCGAAGCCACCTCGCCGCCCCCCGCCCAACAGGTGCTGGGCGTCTACCACCAGCGCGTCGGCGCCCTGCAGGTCACCGCCCTGTTCGATGGCGTGGTCGCGCTGGGCCGGCAGGAAGTGGTGGGTGTCGCGCCCACCCTGGTCACCCGCCTGCTCGATGGCCGCTATGTACCCGAAGACAGCAAAGGCCTGCAGACCGCGGTCAACGCTTTCCTGGTCCGCCAGGGCAACCACCTCACCCTGGTCGACACCGGCACCGCGCAGTGCTTCGGTCCCGGCCTGGGCCAGGTGCTGGGCAACCTGCGCGCGGCTGGCGTGGACCCGGCGGAGGTGGACGACGTGCTGCTCACCCACGCCCATCCTGACCATATGTGTGGCGTGCTGGATGCGCAGGGCCAGCCGGCCTACCCCAATGCCACCGTGTGGCTGTCCAGGGCCGATGCCGATTACTGGCTGGACCCGGCCAGCGAAGCCGGTGCGCCGGAGGGCGTGCGCTTCGCTTTCCCGCTGGCGCGCAACGCGGTGGCGCCGTATCAGGCCAGCGGTCACCTGCGCACCTTCAGCCCCGGCGATGCCCTGCCCGGTGGCGCGGTGGCGATGGACACCCACGGCCATACCCCCGGCCATGTCTCCTACCGGTTCGACAGCCAGGGCCAGTCATTGCTGGTGTGGGGCGATGTGCTGCACTTCCACGCGGTGCAGTTCGCACACCCGGAAGCGGCCTTCGAGGCCGATGCGGACCGCACGGCGGCCATCGCCAGCCGTCGCGGGCTGCTGCAGCAGGCCACCGCCCAGGGCTGGTGGGTGGCCGGTGCGCACCTGCCGTTCCCCGGCCTGGGCCACGTGCGCCGCGAGGGCGAGGCCTATGCGTGGGTACCGGCGGAGTATTCGCCGTTGAAATGA
- a CDS encoding VOC family protein, whose protein sequence is MDSPARTFIVNIDVPDLAAAEAFYVAAFGLHAGRRLGAAALELLGGPTPLYLLQSDDGSVATDEGDVRDFERHWTPLHLDWVVEDINVALSRAVAAGAVIELPVSERRWGRLAVLADPFGHGFCLIQFVGLGYDALVE, encoded by the coding sequence ATGGACTCCCCCGCCCGCACCTTCATCGTCAACATCGATGTGCCCGACCTGGCCGCTGCCGAAGCGTTCTACGTTGCAGCGTTCGGCCTGCATGCCGGCCGCCGCCTGGGGGCGGCCGCGCTGGAACTGCTCGGCGGCCCCACCCCGCTGTACCTGCTGCAGAGCGACGACGGCAGCGTGGCTACCGATGAGGGCGACGTGCGCGATTTCGAGCGGCACTGGACGCCGCTGCACCTGGACTGGGTGGTGGAAGACATCAACGTCGCGCTCTCACGCGCGGTGGCTGCAGGCGCGGTGATCGAACTGCCGGTGAGCGAGCGGCGCTGGGGACGGCTGGCGGTGCTGGCCGATCCCTTCGGGCACGGGTTCTGCCTGATCCAGTTCGTCGGGTTGGGGTACGACGCGCTGGTGGAGTGA
- a CDS encoding SMI1/KNR4 family protein yields MSRLTDIEQATGQAFPPLFQQLHDAGRLSWGGSHPQWSETVFPTLQDDPPVLLYAQEYEPLEHDELLEAWQELTAEDHYNPLRADLQLLPFARTGAGDSYCFWTNAPGFDEPPVVLVWHDDDRADVLAANYQDFVFRKMVEAVADYERPYSLLSHGELAVNLQRWLQNHQPVLRADQYAAVAALFAREGEIAEGDITDDDAQALVQQVIGFPRLDESFAYVREDA; encoded by the coding sequence ATGAGCAGATTGACCGACATCGAACAGGCGACCGGCCAGGCATTCCCGCCGCTGTTCCAGCAGCTGCATGACGCAGGTCGGTTGAGCTGGGGTGGCAGCCACCCGCAGTGGTCCGAAACGGTGTTTCCCACGCTGCAGGACGACCCGCCGGTGCTGCTGTATGCGCAGGAGTACGAGCCGCTGGAGCACGACGAGCTGCTGGAGGCGTGGCAGGAGCTCACGGCCGAAGATCACTACAATCCCCTGCGCGCGGACCTGCAGCTGCTGCCGTTCGCACGCACCGGCGCAGGTGACAGCTATTGCTTCTGGACCAATGCCCCCGGTTTTGACGAGCCGCCGGTCGTGCTGGTGTGGCATGACGATGATCGTGCCGATGTACTGGCCGCCAACTACCAGGACTTCGTGTTCCGCAAGATGGTTGAAGCGGTGGCGGACTATGAGCGGCCGTACTCGCTGCTGTCGCATGGCGAGCTGGCCGTGAACCTGCAGCGCTGGTTGCAGAACCACCAGCCGGTTCTGCGCGCCGACCAGTATGCGGCAGTGGCGGCGCTGTTCGCGCGCGAGGGCGAAATCGCTGAAGGCGACATCACCGATGACGACGCGCAGGCGCTGGTACAGCAGGTGATCGGCTTCCCGCGGCTGGACGAGTCGTTCGCCTACGTGCGCGAGGACGCTTGA
- a CDS encoding VIT family protein, translating into MSRHSRHPELHRADRVGWLRAAVLGANDGIVSVAGLVVGVAASGASASTILATGVAGTVAGAMSMAAGEYVSVQTQADTEAADLAVEMRELHEDPHSELDELTAIYRHRGLEPALARQVAEQLTAHDALGAHARDELGITDTLRARPLQAALASAGAFTCGAALPVLTALFSSAAQVTVATTASTLLGLCLTGAMAARAGGAPPVRGAVRVMFWGALAMAAAAGIGRLLGAHLS; encoded by the coding sequence ATGAGCCGCCATTCACGACACCCGGAACTGCACCGCGCCGATCGCGTGGGCTGGCTGCGCGCCGCCGTACTGGGAGCCAATGACGGCATCGTCTCGGTGGCCGGCCTGGTGGTGGGCGTGGCCGCCAGCGGCGCCTCGGCCAGCACGATCCTGGCCACTGGCGTGGCCGGCACCGTCGCCGGTGCCATGTCGATGGCCGCCGGCGAATACGTGTCGGTGCAGACCCAGGCCGACACCGAAGCGGCCGACCTGGCCGTGGAAATGCGCGAACTGCACGAAGACCCGCACAGCGAACTGGACGAGCTGACCGCGATCTACCGGCATCGCGGCCTGGAGCCGGCACTGGCCCGGCAGGTGGCCGAACAGCTGACCGCACACGACGCGCTGGGCGCACACGCGCGCGACGAACTCGGCATTACCGACACCCTGCGCGCGCGCCCGCTGCAGGCCGCCCTCGCCTCGGCCGGTGCCTTCACCTGCGGCGCGGCGCTGCCGGTGCTCACCGCCCTGTTCTCCAGCGCGGCGCAGGTCACCGTGGCCACCACCGCCAGCACCCTGCTCGGCCTGTGCCTGACCGGCGCGATGGCCGCCCGTGCCGGTGGTGCGCCGCCGGTGCGCGGTGCCGTGCGGGTGATGTTCTGGGGCGCGCTGGCGATGGCCGCCGCCGCCGGCATTGGCAGACTGCTGGGAGCCCACCTGTCATGA
- a CDS encoding S-(hydroxymethyl)glutathione dehydrogenase/class III alcohol dehydrogenase: protein MKSRAAVAFGPGQPLQIVEIDVAPPKAGEVLVKITHTGVCHTDAFTLSGDDPEGLFPVVLGHEGAGIVVEVGEGVTSVKPGDHVIPLYTAECGECLFCKSGKTNLCVSVRATQGKGVMPDGTSRFSYNGEPIYHYMGCSTFSEYTVVAEVSLARINPDANPEHVCLLGCGVTTGIGAVHNTAKVQEGDSVAVFGLGGIGLAVIQGARQAKAGRIIAVDTNPSKFELAREFGATDCINPKDFDKPIQQVIVEMTTWGVDHSFECIGNTSVMRAALECAHRGWGQSVVIGVAGAGQEISTRPFQLVTGRKWMGTAFGGVKGRSQLPGMVEDAMKGDIELAPFVTHTMDLDKINEAFDLMHEGKSIRSVVHY, encoded by the coding sequence ATGAAATCCCGTGCCGCCGTCGCCTTTGGTCCTGGCCAGCCGCTGCAGATCGTCGAGATCGACGTCGCCCCGCCGAAGGCTGGCGAAGTGCTGGTCAAGATCACCCACACCGGTGTCTGCCACACCGATGCGTTCACCCTGTCCGGCGATGACCCGGAAGGCCTGTTCCCGGTGGTGCTGGGCCATGAAGGCGCCGGCATCGTGGTGGAAGTGGGCGAGGGCGTGACCAGCGTCAAGCCGGGCGACCACGTGATTCCGCTGTACACCGCCGAGTGCGGCGAATGCCTGTTCTGCAAGAGCGGCAAGACCAATCTGTGCGTGTCGGTGCGCGCCACCCAGGGCAAGGGCGTGATGCCCGACGGCACCAGCCGCTTCAGCTACAACGGCGAGCCGATCTACCACTACATGGGTTGCTCGACCTTCAGCGAGTACACCGTGGTGGCCGAAGTCTCGCTGGCCAGGATCAACCCGGACGCGAACCCGGAGCACGTGTGCCTGCTCGGCTGCGGCGTCACCACCGGCATCGGTGCGGTGCACAACACCGCCAAGGTGCAGGAAGGCGACAGCGTGGCCGTGTTCGGCCTCGGCGGCATCGGCCTGGCGGTCATCCAGGGTGCGCGCCAGGCCAAGGCCGGCCGCATCATCGCCGTGGACACCAACCCGTCCAAGTTCGAGCTGGCCCGTGAATTCGGCGCCACCGACTGCATCAACCCGAAGGACTTCGACAAGCCGATCCAGCAGGTCATCGTTGAAATGACCACCTGGGGCGTGGACCACAGCTTCGAGTGCATCGGCAACACCAGCGTGATGCGTGCGGCGCTGGAATGCGCGCACCGTGGCTGGGGCCAGAGCGTGGTGATCGGCGTGGCCGGTGCCGGCCAGGAGATCTCCACCCGTCCGTTCCAGCTGGTAACCGGCCGCAAGTGGATGGGCACCGCCTTCGGCGGCGTGAAGGGCCGCAGCCAGCTGCCGGGCATGGTGGAAGACGCGATGAAGGGCGATATCGAGCTGGCCCCGTTCGTGACCCACACCATGGACCTGGACAAGATCAACGAAGCCTTCGACCTGATGCATGAAGGCAAGTCGATCCGCTCGGTCGTCCATTACTGA
- a CDS encoding glutamate--cysteine ligase: MSSPSHVADTPITDRSELVEVLASGEKPRAQWRIGTEHEKFGFRLDDLRPPTFEGERGIEALLNGLTRFGWEPVQENGNTIALLRDNASVTLEPAGQLELSGAALETIHQTCVETGTHLNEVAQVAGELQLGFLGMGFQPKWRRDEMPWMPKGRYKIMRSYMPKVGSLGLDMMTRTSTVQVNLDYATEADMVKKFRVSLALQPIATALFADSPFTEGKPNGYLSYRSHIWTDTDADRTGMLDFVFEDGFGYERYVDYLLDVPMYFSYRDGIYHDASGQSFRDFMQGKLPVLPGALPTLRDWSDHMTTAFPEVRLKKYLEMRGADGGPWSRLCALPAFWVGLLYDDTALDAAWDLVRDFSLAERHALRDGVPKHAMGLPFRNGTVRDLAREAVKISVEGLKRRAARNADGQDESKFLDVLQEIVESGLTPAERKLALFHGRWHGDVDPVFREFAY; this comes from the coding sequence TTGTCGAGCCCCAGCCACGTCGCCGATACGCCCATTACCGACCGCTCGGAGCTGGTCGAGGTGCTTGCCTCCGGCGAAAAGCCCCGTGCGCAGTGGCGCATCGGTACCGAACACGAGAAGTTCGGGTTCCGCCTGGATGACCTGCGCCCGCCGACCTTCGAAGGCGAGCGTGGCATCGAAGCCCTGCTCAACGGCCTGACCCGCTTCGGCTGGGAACCGGTGCAGGAGAACGGCAACACCATCGCCCTGCTGCGTGACAACGCCTCGGTGACGCTGGAGCCGGCCGGCCAGCTGGAACTGTCCGGCGCGGCGCTGGAAACCATCCACCAGACGTGCGTGGAAACCGGCACCCACTTGAATGAAGTGGCACAGGTGGCCGGCGAACTGCAGCTGGGCTTCCTCGGCATGGGCTTCCAGCCGAAGTGGCGCCGCGATGAAATGCCGTGGATGCCCAAGGGCCGCTACAAGATCATGCGTTCGTACATGCCCAAGGTCGGTTCGCTGGGCCTGGACATGATGACCCGCACGTCCACCGTGCAGGTGAACCTGGATTACGCCACCGAAGCGGACATGGTGAAGAAGTTCCGCGTGTCGCTGGCGCTGCAGCCGATCGCCACCGCGCTGTTCGCCGATTCGCCGTTCACCGAAGGCAAGCCGAACGGCTACCTGAGCTACCGCTCGCACATCTGGACCGACACCGACGCCGACCGCACCGGCATGCTCGACTTCGTGTTCGAGGATGGCTTCGGTTACGAGCGCTATGTCGATTACCTGCTCGACGTGCCGATGTATTTCTCCTACCGCGATGGCATCTACCACGACGCCAGCGGGCAGAGCTTCCGTGATTTCATGCAGGGCAAGCTGCCGGTGCTGCCCGGTGCGCTGCCGACGCTGCGCGACTGGTCGGACCACATGACCACCGCCTTCCCGGAAGTGCGCCTGAAGAAGTACCTGGAAATGCGCGGTGCCGACGGTGGCCCGTGGAGCCGCCTGTGTGCGCTGCCGGCGTTCTGGGTGGGCCTGTTGTACGACGACACCGCGCTGGATGCTGCCTGGGACCTTGTGCGCGATTTCAGCCTGGCCGAGCGCCACGCGCTGCGCGACGGCGTGCCGAAGCATGCCATGGGCCTGCCGTTCCGCAACGGCACCGTGCGCGACCTGGCCCGCGAAGCCGTGAAGATTTCCGTGGAAGGCCTCAAGCGCCGCGCCGCGCGCAATGCCGATGGCCAGGACGAAAGCAAATTCCTGGACGTGCTGCAGGAAATCGTCGAGTCGGGCCTGACCCCGGCCGAGCGCAAGCTGGCGCTGTTCCATGGCCGCTGGCATGGCGACGTGGACCCGGTGTTCCGCGAGTTTGCTTATTGA